From one Streptomyces sp. R41 genomic stretch:
- a CDS encoding AMP-binding protein, translating to MDPRDTAEPTTSAHVDTFPRDHLPLPEHWPELHFDLPELRYPDRLNCAAELLDHARPDRPVFRTASGDVWTYGQLSARVDRIAHVLTTELGVVPGNRVLLRGPTTPWLAACWLAVLKAGAVAVTVLAQQRPHELTTMCEIARVTHALCDVRSVDDLVKAEIRGLRVTTYGGDAPDDLLLRITGAPDEPFAAVDTAADDVALIAFTSGTTGRPKGCMHFHRDVLAIADTFSKHVLQPHEDDVFAGSPPLGFTFGLGGLVVFPMRVGACSLLLEQAGPKQLLPAIAEHRVSVLFTAPTAYRAMLAELEEHDTGSLRRCVSAGENLPAATWRDWHTRTGLRIINGIGATELLHIFISAADEHIRPGTTGIPVPGWHARVVDDFGEPVPDGEPGLLAVRGPVGCRYLADPRQREYVRGGWNITGDTYVRDPDGYFRYVARADDMIISAGYNIAGPEVEDALLRHPDVVETAVVGQSDEARGQVVVAYAVLREGARKDPEALRAFLKSELAPYKCPREIVFLDALPRTATGKLQRFRLRKDAGPDLMSPPAPEGDLSTGGGPK from the coding sequence ATGGACCCCAGGGACACCGCGGAGCCGACGACCTCGGCCCACGTCGACACCTTCCCGCGCGACCACCTCCCGCTCCCCGAACACTGGCCCGAGCTCCACTTCGATCTGCCTGAGCTGCGCTACCCCGACCGGCTGAACTGCGCCGCCGAGCTCCTCGACCACGCCCGCCCCGACCGCCCCGTCTTCCGTACGGCCTCCGGCGACGTCTGGACGTACGGACAGCTCAGCGCCCGTGTCGACCGCATCGCCCATGTGCTGACCACCGAACTGGGCGTCGTCCCCGGCAACCGGGTGCTGCTGCGCGGCCCCACCACACCGTGGCTGGCCGCGTGCTGGCTGGCGGTGCTGAAGGCCGGCGCGGTCGCCGTCACCGTGCTGGCGCAACAGCGCCCGCACGAGCTGACCACCATGTGCGAGATCGCCCGGGTGACGCACGCGCTGTGCGACGTACGGTCGGTCGACGACCTGGTCAAGGCGGAGATCCGGGGGCTGCGGGTCACCACGTACGGCGGTGACGCACCCGATGACCTGCTGCTGCGGATCACGGGCGCGCCCGACGAGCCGTTCGCCGCCGTCGACACCGCCGCCGACGACGTCGCGCTGATCGCGTTCACATCGGGCACGACCGGTCGCCCCAAAGGCTGTATGCACTTCCACCGCGATGTGCTGGCGATAGCGGACACCTTCTCGAAGCATGTGTTGCAGCCACATGAGGACGATGTCTTCGCGGGCAGTCCCCCACTGGGTTTCACGTTCGGGCTCGGCGGTCTCGTCGTCTTCCCGATGCGCGTCGGCGCCTGCTCCCTGCTGCTCGAACAGGCGGGCCCCAAGCAGCTGTTGCCCGCCATCGCCGAGCACCGCGTCTCCGTGCTGTTCACCGCGCCGACCGCGTACCGGGCGATGCTCGCGGAGCTGGAGGAGCACGACACCGGGTCGCTGCGGCGCTGTGTGTCCGCGGGCGAGAACCTGCCCGCCGCGACCTGGCGGGACTGGCACACCCGCACCGGCCTGCGCATCATCAACGGCATCGGCGCCACCGAACTGCTGCACATTTTCATCTCGGCGGCCGACGAGCACATCCGCCCCGGCACCACGGGCATCCCGGTACCGGGGTGGCACGCGCGCGTGGTCGACGATTTCGGCGAACCCGTGCCGGACGGCGAGCCCGGGCTGCTCGCCGTGCGCGGCCCGGTCGGCTGCCGCTATCTCGCCGACCCACGGCAACGGGAGTACGTACGCGGCGGCTGGAACATCACCGGCGACACCTATGTGCGCGACCCCGACGGCTACTTCCGCTATGTGGCCCGCGCCGACGACATGATCATCTCGGCGGGGTACAACATCGCGGGCCCGGAGGTGGAGGACGCGCTGCTGCGTCACCCGGACGTGGTCGAGACGGCGGTCGTGGGGCAGTCCGACGAGGCGCGCGGGCAGGTCGTCGTGGCGTACGCGGTCCTCAGGGAGGGCGCGCGCAAGGACCCGGAGGCGCTGCGCGCCTTCCTCAAGTCCGAGCTGGCTCCGTACAAATGCCCCCGCGAGATCGTCTTCCTGGACGCGCTGCCGCGCACCGCGACGGGAAAGCTCCAGCGGTTCCGGCTGCGCAAAGACGCCGGTCCGGACCTCATGTCGCCGCCCGCCCCGGAAGGTGACTTGTCCACGGGCGGCGGTCCCAAGTGA
- a CDS encoding acyl-CoA dehydrogenase family protein: MTAFSLDPARTAWCAELRTLAAEQLRPLAEKGEPGHVNRPLVAELGRLGLLARLFTSGALDLCLMRESLAQACTEAETALALQGLGAHPVHAYGTAAQRDRWLPGVRDGTVVAAFALSEPGAGSDAAALALRAEPVGRAGGGSRVAERHGPEAGGSPVIEADRSPVAASGGSYGAGPDGPESGDPPITEPHGSPIVGATGPEAAGLDGLAEPHGPAVAGPGGPEAGDSPVAVPGAATVADADGSGRWRLTGEKCWISNAPEADFYTVFARTAPDAGARGVTAFLVPADRPGLTGTPLDMLSPHPIGALTFDAVPVTADDVLGEPDRGFRVAMHTLNLFRPSVGAFAVGMAQAALDATLAHTAGRDAFGGKLKDLQTVAHQVAEMALRTEAARLMVYAAAAAYDEGAPDVPKRAAMAKLLATETAQYVVDAAVQLHGARALSRGHLLEHLYREVRAPRIYEGASEVQRAVIAKELYRKTPTDPNAAMKAP, encoded by the coding sequence ATGACCGCATTCTCGCTCGATCCGGCGCGAACCGCCTGGTGTGCCGAGCTGCGCACACTCGCCGCGGAGCAACTGCGCCCACTGGCGGAGAAAGGCGAGCCGGGCCACGTCAACCGCCCCCTCGTCGCCGAACTCGGCCGACTCGGTCTGCTCGCCCGTCTGTTCACCTCGGGCGCGCTCGACCTGTGCCTGATGCGCGAGTCCCTGGCCCAGGCCTGCACCGAGGCCGAGACCGCGCTCGCCCTGCAGGGCCTGGGCGCCCATCCGGTGCACGCGTACGGCACGGCGGCCCAGCGCGACCGCTGGCTGCCCGGCGTCCGCGACGGCACCGTCGTCGCCGCCTTCGCCCTCAGCGAGCCGGGCGCGGGCTCGGACGCGGCGGCGCTGGCGCTGCGGGCGGAACCGGTCGGCCGGGCGGGTGGCGGCTCGCGGGTCGCCGAGCGGCACGGCCCGGAGGCCGGCGGCTCGCCGGTCATTGAAGCGGACCGTTCGCCGGTCGCTGCATCGGGCGGCTCGTATGGCGCCGGACCCGACGGCCCGGAGTCGGGAGACCCGCCGATCACCGAACCGCACGGCTCGCCGATCGTCGGAGCCACCGGCCCGGAAGCCGCAGGACTCGACGGCCTCGCCGAGCCGCACGGCCCGGCGGTCGCGGGCCCCGGCGGCCCGGAGGCGGGAGACTCCCCGGTCGCTGTGCCTGGCGCGGCGACCGTCGCCGACGCCGACGGTTCGGGGCGCTGGCGGCTCACCGGTGAGAAGTGCTGGATCTCCAACGCGCCCGAGGCCGACTTCTACACCGTCTTCGCGCGGACCGCTCCCGACGCCGGAGCCCGCGGAGTCACCGCCTTCCTCGTGCCCGCCGACCGGCCGGGCCTCACCGGCACCCCGCTCGACATGCTCTCGCCCCACCCCATCGGCGCCCTCACCTTCGACGCCGTACCGGTGACGGCGGACGACGTGCTCGGGGAGCCGGACCGCGGCTTCCGGGTCGCCATGCACACCCTCAATCTCTTCCGGCCGAGCGTGGGCGCGTTCGCGGTCGGTATGGCGCAGGCGGCGCTGGACGCGACCCTCGCGCACACGGCTGGGCGGGACGCGTTCGGCGGCAAGCTGAAGGACCTTCAGACGGTGGCCCACCAGGTCGCCGAGATGGCGCTGCGTACGGAGGCGGCCCGCCTGATGGTGTACGCGGCCGCGGCGGCGTACGACGAAGGGGCCCCCGACGTACCCAAACGCGCGGCGATGGCGAAGCTGCTGGCCACCGAGACGGCCCAGTACGTCGTCGACGCCGCGGTCCAACTGCACGGCGCCCGTGCCCTGAGCCGAGGTCATCTCCTCGAACACCTCTACCGTGAGGTCCGCGCACCCCGGATCTACGAGGGCGCGAGCGAGGTCCAACGGGCGGTCATCGCCAAGGAGTTGTACAGGAAGACGCCCACGGATCCGAACGCCGCCATGAAGGCTCCGTGA
- a CDS encoding RidA family protein, whose protein sequence is MSTERVNPPDLSPPTGFSHAVVATGTRLVFLAGQTALDTDGKVVGETLPEQFEVALTNLLTALRAAGGAPADLARVTVYATDVADYRAQAPELGRIWRELAGRDYPAMAVIGAARLWDEQALVELDGFAVLS, encoded by the coding sequence GTGAGCACCGAGCGCGTCAACCCGCCCGATCTCTCCCCGCCCACCGGCTTCTCCCATGCCGTCGTCGCCACCGGCACCCGCCTCGTCTTCCTGGCGGGCCAGACCGCGCTCGACACGGACGGGAAGGTGGTCGGCGAGACGCTGCCGGAGCAGTTCGAGGTGGCGCTGACGAATCTGCTGACCGCGCTGCGGGCCGCGGGCGGAGCCCCGGCCGACCTCGCACGGGTCACGGTCTACGCCACCGACGTCGCCGACTATCGTGCCCAGGCCCCCGAACTCGGGCGTATCTGGCGGGAGTTGGCGGGCCGCGACTACCCCGCGATGGCCGTCATCGGCGCCGCCCGCCTCTGGGACGAACAGGCCCTGGTGGAACTCGACGGCTTCGCGGTGCTGAGCTAG
- a CDS encoding DUF5999 family protein — MCSHQSSCPSADSNAPHIVVAHPEQGWNLLCNGAIVFDDSGELLPDGSVVAPHRVFVGQLAVAA, encoded by the coding sequence ATGTGTTCACACCAGTCTTCGTGCCCGTCCGCGGACTCCAACGCCCCGCACATCGTGGTGGCCCACCCCGAGCAGGGCTGGAACCTCCTGTGCAACGGCGCGATCGTCTTCGACGACAGCGGCGAGCTGCTGCCCGACGGCAGCGTGGTCGCTCCTCACCGGGTGTTCGTCGGGCAGCTGGCCGTCGCCGCCTGA
- a CDS encoding DUF6299 family protein, whose translation MSLRQVITAAATGAALLVTVAPTAAAVSPSHEAHEQVSVDPTGHVAADGTITLSGTYRCLNATGPVFVSSSVSQGDSRVRQGVGGTSAVCDGAEHRWTNSEKRELGTLTAGNAHVEATLMELSTESGLLLPKFHAIRERDITLIKG comes from the coding sequence ATGTCCTTGCGCCAGGTCATCACCGCGGCGGCCACCGGCGCCGCCCTGCTTGTGACGGTCGCCCCGACCGCCGCGGCCGTGTCACCCTCGCACGAAGCGCACGAGCAGGTGAGCGTCGACCCGACCGGTCATGTGGCGGCCGACGGAACCATCACCCTCTCCGGCACCTACCGCTGTCTGAACGCTACTGGGCCCGTGTTCGTCTCCTCCTCGGTGTCACAGGGCGATTCCCGTGTGCGCCAGGGCGTCGGCGGCACCTCGGCCGTCTGCGACGGCGCGGAACACCGCTGGACCAACTCGGAGAAGCGCGAGCTCGGCACCCTCACGGCGGGCAACGCCCACGTCGAGGCCACGCTGATGGAACTGAGCACCGAGTCGGGCCTCCTGCTGCCGAAGTTCCACGCGATCCGGGAGCGGGACATCACCCTGATCAAGGGATGA
- a CDS encoding VOC family protein encodes MYARRVVPNIQSVALKESSEFYGLLGFEEVMNHGWIVTLASAENPAVQVSLMTDDATAPVAPDMSIEVEDVDAVYAEVRRSGAEIVHPLTDEEWGVRRFFVRDPNGRVVNVLSHS; translated from the coding sequence ATGTACGCACGACGGGTCGTACCCAACATCCAGTCAGTCGCCCTGAAGGAAAGTTCCGAGTTCTACGGCCTGCTTGGCTTCGAGGAAGTCATGAACCACGGCTGGATCGTGACCCTGGCCTCCGCCGAGAACCCCGCCGTCCAGGTCAGCCTGATGACCGACGACGCGACCGCCCCCGTGGCACCGGACATGAGCATCGAGGTCGAGGACGTAGACGCGGTCTACGCCGAGGTGCGCAGGAGCGGTGCCGAGATCGTGCACCCGCTGACCGACGAGGAGTGGGGCGTACGCCGTTTCTTCGTCCGGGACCCCAACGGCCGCGTGGTCAACGTCCTCAGCCACAGCTGA
- a CDS encoding FAD-binding oxidoreductase, with amino-acid sequence MPERAVTELRQRLRGPVITEEDQEYAAAKAIWNAYFERRPGAIVRVQGAADVITAVRFAKEHGVLLAVTGGGHCFAGTGSCEGGLVVDTSALRGIRVDPGRRTAQAQPGLLQGDFDAETMHFGLAVTGSQESYIGIGGMTLGGGLGWLGRYRGLLVDNLLCADIVLADGEIRRASPQDDPDLFWAIRGGGGNFGVATSFEYKLHPQGDCVAGLLAFPVAETGAVARGLSEFNETAPDALTTSFAFLTVEGEPAVGLGYVHADPSAGAEEAVAPLAGLGRKPLLNHVGAMPYLAVQRMLDDNTVAGRRLYARSFHMDELHPEALDILGDGYASNPSPLSLVGGGLMGGVMAQLPPDATAFPHRDGYLVSVLSQWEDESEDQQNIDWTQNVYERILPYTTGGVYVNHLGDDGPERVADAYGVNYPRLRALKTKYDPENLFRVNHNILPAG; translated from the coding sequence GTGCCAGAGCGTGCTGTCACTGAGCTGCGGCAGCGGCTGCGTGGCCCCGTCATCACCGAGGAGGATCAGGAGTACGCGGCCGCGAAGGCCATCTGGAACGCCTACTTCGAACGCCGTCCCGGAGCGATAGTCCGGGTCCAGGGCGCGGCGGACGTCATCACCGCCGTGCGGTTCGCGAAGGAGCACGGTGTGCTGCTCGCGGTGACAGGAGGCGGGCACTGCTTCGCGGGCACCGGCAGCTGCGAGGGCGGACTGGTCGTCGACACCTCCGCGCTGCGCGGCATCAGGGTCGACCCGGGCCGGCGCACGGCACAGGCCCAACCCGGACTCCTCCAGGGCGACTTCGACGCCGAGACCATGCACTTCGGGCTGGCGGTGACCGGCTCCCAGGAGTCGTACATCGGCATCGGTGGCATGACGCTGGGCGGCGGTCTCGGGTGGCTGGGCCGGTACCGCGGACTGCTCGTCGACAACCTGCTCTGTGCCGACATCGTCCTCGCCGACGGCGAGATCCGCAGGGCGAGTCCGCAGGACGACCCCGACCTGTTCTGGGCGATCCGGGGCGGCGGCGGCAACTTCGGTGTGGCCACCTCCTTCGAGTACAAGCTCCATCCGCAGGGCGACTGCGTGGCCGGACTGCTGGCCTTCCCCGTCGCCGAGACGGGTGCCGTGGCCCGCGGGCTGAGCGAGTTCAACGAGACCGCGCCGGACGCGCTCACCACCTCGTTCGCCTTCCTCACCGTGGAGGGCGAACCGGCTGTCGGCCTGGGCTATGTGCACGCCGACCCGTCGGCCGGCGCGGAGGAGGCGGTGGCGCCGCTCGCGGGCCTCGGCAGGAAGCCCCTGCTCAACCATGTCGGAGCCATGCCCTATCTCGCCGTGCAGCGGATGCTGGACGACAACACCGTGGCAGGGCGACGGCTGTATGCCCGCTCCTTCCACATGGACGAACTCCATCCGGAAGCCCTCGACATCCTGGGCGACGGCTATGCGAGCAATCCCTCTCCGCTTTCTCTCGTCGGCGGCGGGCTCATGGGCGGAGTGATGGCCCAACTTCCCCCGGACGCAACGGCTTTTCCGCATCGCGACGGATATCTGGTCAGCGTTCTCAGTCAATGGGAGGACGAGAGCGAGGATCAGCAGAACATCGACTGGACCCAGAACGTATACGAGCGGATCCTGCCGTACACCACGGGCGGGGTGTATGTGAATCATCTCGGGGACGACGGTCCCGAACGAGTGGCCGATGCCTACGGAGTGAACTATCCGCGGCTCAGGGCACTCAAGACCAAGTACGACCCCGAGAACCTCTTCCGCGTGAACCACAACATCCTTCCGGCCGGCTGA
- a CDS encoding cytochrome P450: MTDAMDTRLPRFVLDDPEFLRDPYPVYRELRERGPLCRGGPAQWVVTRHAEVSALLRDRRLGREFPEEFQNISVGPGPAVDFLRRIVIDRDPQEHTRLRRLLTRALTPATVRALAAPMAAMVDGLLDDAVERGSFDAVTDLAQPLPVLVMSTLLGIPPQDHADVMERSIDVSKAFAVFIPEQERAAAHEAVVWLRGYFRTLLRRRRSAPGNDLLTALATVRDGDWSLSEEEAVDNALFLYYAGFETTTNLIATGCAALLHHPGEQRRLRADRTLLPTALEEFLRWDAPIHTTTRLTLEPVEVAGRTLRRGRVVVLLLASANHDERQFADPGGLDVGRRPNAHLSFGGGVHHCLGAMLARVEATAVFDRLLDRFTALEPAGEEDWQPSGGGFRFPYCAYRSIPVRIR, encoded by the coding sequence GTGACCGATGCCATGGACACACGACTGCCCCGATTCGTTCTGGACGATCCCGAATTCCTTCGCGACCCTTATCCGGTCTACCGGGAACTACGGGAACGGGGACCGCTGTGCCGGGGCGGTCCGGCCCAGTGGGTCGTGACGCGCCATGCGGAGGTGTCCGCCCTGCTGCGCGACCGGAGACTCGGCAGGGAATTCCCCGAGGAGTTCCAGAACATCTCGGTCGGTCCCGGTCCCGCGGTGGACTTTCTGCGGCGCATCGTCATCGACCGTGACCCGCAGGAACACACCCGGCTGCGCCGCCTGCTCACCAGGGCGCTCACCCCGGCGACCGTGCGGGCGCTGGCCGCGCCGATGGCCGCGATGGTGGACGGCCTGCTGGACGACGCCGTCGAGCGCGGGAGCTTCGACGCGGTGACCGACCTCGCGCAGCCGCTGCCCGTGCTGGTGATGAGCACCCTGCTGGGGATACCCCCGCAGGACCACGCCGACGTCATGGAGCGGTCGATCGACGTCTCCAAGGCTTTCGCCGTCTTCATTCCGGAACAGGAGCGTGCCGCGGCGCACGAAGCGGTCGTCTGGCTGCGCGGGTACTTCCGCACCCTGCTGCGCCGACGGCGGTCGGCGCCCGGGAACGACCTGCTCACCGCCCTCGCCACCGTGCGAGACGGTGACTGGTCACTGTCCGAGGAGGAGGCCGTCGACAACGCGCTCTTCCTCTACTACGCCGGCTTCGAGACGACGACGAACCTGATCGCGACCGGCTGTGCGGCGCTGCTGCACCACCCCGGCGAACAGCGCAGGCTGCGCGCCGACCGCACGCTGCTGCCCACCGCGCTGGAGGAGTTCCTGCGCTGGGACGCCCCGATCCACACGACGACCCGGCTCACCCTGGAACCCGTCGAGGTCGCAGGCCGCACCCTGCGCAGGGGCCGGGTCGTGGTCCTGCTGCTGGCCTCGGCCAACCACGACGAGCGGCAGTTCGCCGACCCGGGCGGACTCGACGTGGGCCGGCGGCCCAATGCCCATCTCAGCTTCGGCGGCGGTGTGCACCACTGTCTCGGCGCGATGCTGGCCCGGGTGGAGGCGACGGCCGTCTTCGACCGGCTGCTGGACCGGTTCACCGCACTGGAACCGGCGGGCGAGGAGGACTGGCAGCCGAGCGGGGGCGGATTCCGCTTCCCCTACTGCGCCTATCGATCCATCCCTGTGCGGATCCGCTGA
- a CDS encoding cytochrome P450 — protein MLSDPYPIYAELRSSGRLSRGGPGQWVVSRYDDVAPLLRDRRLSHEYPPEYHEFSIGDGPANSFFQRIILDRDAPDHTRLRRLMAKAFSPRLVQRMHDYIERQVDALLAPALERGSFDAVTGLAFPLPVTVVCELVGIPSVDRDLVRPRAIDLAKAFALYVAKEDREAAHEAVAWLRAYIGGLLAERRAALGDDLLSQMITAEVAEEPGARLSSEEIVDNVIFLFFAGFETTTNLIATSVAALLRHPAELARLRHDPGLLPTAVDEFLRYDAPIQATARLVKEPVRVGGRTVRPGRVLVLLLGSANHDERRFPDPERLDVGRTPNAHLSFGGGAHHCLGASLARIEGQAALGWLLRHAPVLEAAGNVVRRPSVTFRSYRSVPVSLR, from the coding sequence GTGCTTTCCGACCCGTATCCGATCTATGCGGAGCTGCGTTCCTCCGGGCGGCTGAGCCGGGGCGGTCCCGGACAGTGGGTGGTGAGCCGGTACGACGATGTCGCGCCACTGCTGCGTGACCGGCGGCTCAGTCACGAATATCCACCGGAATACCATGAATTCAGCATCGGGGACGGACCCGCCAACTCCTTCTTCCAGCGCATCATTCTCGATCGCGACGCACCGGACCACACGCGGCTGCGCCGGCTCATGGCCAAGGCGTTCAGTCCGCGTCTGGTGCAGCGGATGCACGACTACATAGAGCGGCAGGTCGACGCGCTGCTCGCCCCCGCACTCGAGCGAGGGTCGTTCGACGCGGTGACCGGGCTCGCCTTTCCGCTTCCGGTCACCGTCGTGTGCGAACTGGTGGGCATCCCCTCGGTCGACCGGGACCTCGTACGGCCGCGGGCGATCGATCTCGCCAAGGCCTTCGCCCTGTACGTGGCGAAGGAGGACCGGGAAGCGGCGCACGAGGCCGTGGCCTGGCTGCGCGCATACATCGGAGGCCTGCTGGCCGAGCGCCGCGCCGCGCTCGGCGACGATCTGCTCTCGCAGATGATCACGGCCGAGGTCGCCGAGGAGCCGGGGGCGCGGCTGAGCAGCGAGGAGATCGTCGACAACGTCATCTTCCTCTTCTTCGCCGGCTTCGAGACCACCACCAATCTGATCGCCACCAGCGTCGCGGCCCTGCTGCGCCACCCGGCGGAGCTGGCCCGGCTGCGCCACGATCCGGGGCTGCTGCCGACGGCCGTCGACGAGTTCCTCCGCTACGACGCGCCGATCCAGGCGACCGCGCGCCTGGTCAAGGAACCGGTGCGGGTCGGGGGGCGTACCGTGCGGCCCGGGCGGGTGCTGGTCCTGCTGCTGGGTTCGGCCAATCACGACGAGCGGCGTTTCCCCGACCCGGAGCGTCTCGATGTCGGCCGTACCCCCAACGCCCACCTCAGCTTCGGCGGGGGCGCCCACCACTGCCTGGGGGCATCTCTGGCCAGGATCGAGGGGCAGGCGGCGCTCGGCTGGCTGCTGCGCCACGCGCCCGTCCTGGAGGCGGCCGGAAATGTCGTGCGCAGGCCAAGCGTAACGTTCCGCTCCTACCGCAGTGTGCCCGTGTCACTACGCTGA